TACTACGACAATTCCAATCATAAACAGTACATATGCCACTGCCCTGAGTGGATCCTGTGCTGCCAAGTCTAGGCCCCTTGGCGGTGTAATATAGTATATTATGCCTCCAATTGGGGTTGATGAGCTTTGCGGATCAAATTGGGCTAGAAAGTTGAACAATGGGTTATTGTTTCTTGGGTTAAAGTTTGCCCACATCATCTGCCCGATGAATATTGCGTTTGCTGTAAGTGCAGATGCCAAAATTACTGGAATGTTGGATACATACATTAATTTGATTGGATAAGTTGCAGAGAATCCCCTATACTTTGTAGATACGATTGGGATTTCGATTTTTATTGCCTGCGTGTATACTAGGATTAGCAAGATTCCTGCTGTAATTCCAAGTCCAAACAAGCTTGGTAATTGATTAGACCTAAAGAGAATACTGGAAATATCACCCTGTGCAAATGATTGTGCTACAAATGGCGCTATGCCAATTAGTCCGCCGTCTCCTGCAGGCAACGGACTGAAAATGCTCCACAAAATTTGCTGGGCTACACCCGCCATGATAAATAGACTGATTCCGCTACCAATGCCCCACCCTTTCTGGATTAACTCGTCTAGGAACATTATGATAACGGATGCCGCAATTAGCTGCCCGATAATAACATACAAGACACTCGGATTTGTAACTCCTGGCCCATACACTGCTATGGCATACACTATGGATTCTACTATAATTACAACATAGGTAACTAGTTTTGTTGCCGTCTGGAATATTCCTCGCTCATCTGGCTTAGTAAAGTCGAACTTGATAATTTCAGATCCCTTTAGTAACTGCATCAATAGTCCTGCAGTAACTATAGGTCCGATTCCTAGCTCGACTAGTGTTCCTTGTTGGGATGCGAAAATTACCCTGGCAAATGCCAAAAAGTCAAACTCGGGTGCCGTTGCTCCAAAAAGAGGAGTCTGACCCATAACTTGGTAAATCAATAGTGCCATTCCGCACCAAATAAGTCGGGTTGGAAGGGAAATCTTCTTTTTTGGCTTTGGAACCTGAACCAGATATGGTTCTGCCTTTTCTACAATACGCTTGATGATTCCAGTTGTAGTGTTCTCAGTCAACAGCTAACACCTCACCCCCGGCCTTTTTGATCTTTTCTGCTGCAGATTCAGTGTATCTTTCGATTTTGATCGAATAGGCATTATTTGTTTGCCCACCGCCAAGAAGTTTATCGTATCCAAGGCTTGCAAGATCAAGCAGTTTTTTGCCGCCCTCTTGTTTGCCGTGTTTTGCGAAAATGTCGTCTAGGTCTCTTACACTGGTCCATTTTTTGGTGATGATCGGGTGAGGTGGATGAGTAGAATCGTGACCAAAGTGATCAGGATCGTCTTTGAGCAAAGAGCTGAACAGATGTTTGTGCATACCAGACTGTCCAAGTCCGCCTTTGTGACCGCTTGCTCTGTGTTGGCCAATTTGTCCCCAGCCGTGTGTTCTAGAGCCGCGGAACTTTCTTGTCTTGCGGAATCGTGT
The genomic region above belongs to Nitrososphaerota archaeon and contains:
- the secY gene encoding preprotein translocase subunit SecY gives rise to the protein MTENTTTGIIKRIVEKAEPYLVQVPKPKKKISLPTRLIWCGMALLIYQVMGQTPLFGATAPEFDFLAFARVIFASQQGTLVELGIGPIVTAGLLMQLLKGSEIIKFDFTKPDERGIFQTATKLVTYVVIIVESIVYAIAVYGPGVTNPSVLYVIIGQLIAASVIIMFLDELIQKGWGIGSGISLFIMAGVAQQILWSIFSPLPAGDGGLIGIAPFVAQSFAQGDISSILFRSNQLPSLFGLGITAGILLILVYTQAIKIEIPIVSTKYRGFSATYPIKLMYVSNIPVILASALTANAIFIGQMMWANFNPRNNNPLFNFLAQFDPQSSSTPIGGIIYYITPPRGLDLAAQDPLRAVAYVLFMIGIVVVFGRLWVELGGLSPKSAAKNLLDADVQVPGFRRSNQPVESLLAKYIPSVTIIGSAILGALAGASDVLGVFGTGIGILLMVDILINYYQQLVREQVEVVMPRLGALLGRK
- a CDS encoding 50S ribosomal protein L15 → MATRFRKTRKFRGSRTHGWGQIGQHRASGHKGGLGQSGMHKHLFSSLLKDDPDHFGHDSTHPPHPIITKKWTSVRDLDDIFAKHGKQEGGKKLLDLASLGYDKLLGGGQTNNAYSIKIERYTESAAEKIKKAGGEVLAVD